GTCGAGGCTCGAACCGCCGTCGACCGGGCATTACGTTAGCATCCCCAAGCGCGACCGAACGAATCGACCGGGTCCGGCACGGGCGACGAGTCCCGCGATTTCCAGCTCCGTCAGACGCAACAGAACCGTCGCACTGTCGAGGCCGCTCCACTCGATCAGGTCGTCGACAGCGCAGATCTCGCCGGGGTCCATGTGGCGCAACAGGGGATCCTCCGCCTCCCGCGCCGTCCGCTGCACACCGGCGGCGGCCGGGTCCGGCGTCCCGCCGGGCGCGCCGACACCGATAGCCTCGAGGACATCGCCCGCCGTTTCCACGATCGCGGCCCCGTCGCGGATCAGGGCATGCCCCCCGGCACTGCGCCCGCTGAGAACGTTGCCGGGCACGGCCATCACCTCCCGACCCTGCTCCGCCGCGCAGCGCGCGGTGATGAGCGAGCCGCTGCGGGCGCCGGCCTCGACGACCACCACGCCCCGCGCGAGTCCGCTGATCAGACGATTCCGCCGGGGAAAGTGATGGCGGAGCGGCGGCATGCCCGGCGGGAACTCGCTCAGCACCGCACCCGCACGCGCGATCGACGCCGCGAGCTCCGCGTGCTCGGCGGGATAGACGACATCGACTCCCGAGCCGAGGACGGCGATCGTGGCCCCTTCGCCGGCGAGCACCCCCCGGTGCGCCGCCGCATCCACGCCGCGCGCGCACCCGCTCACCACCACGATACCGCAGCCGCCCAGCTCGGACGCCAGTCGCTCCGCGACGGCGACGGCGTACGGCGAGGCGGCGCGCGAGCCGACGATCGCCACCGCGGGCCTGGCGAGCACGCCTGCGTGCCCTCTCAGCCAGACCACCGGGGGCGGGTCGTCCAGCGTCAGGAGCTGGCGGGGATAGCGGGAGTCGGACCAGCCGACCGGGTCGATACCGCCGTCGGCGGCGGCGTCCAGCAGCCGGCGGGCGCGCGCCCGGCAGCGACGGCCATCCTCGCGGAGGTGCGCCGGCAGGTCGCGAAAGCGGGCCGCCGCCCTTTGCGGGTCGACATCCCGCCGCTGGTCGTCGCCCCCGCCCGCAGGCGGCTCGAGCAGCGCGCGGCGCAATCGCCTCCGAACCAGGAACAGAGACAGCGCGACATCTTCGACGAGAGTTTCCCTTGCCGTCACCACGACATCCGGAAGCAAGAATCGAACCAGGCGGCAGCGAGATCGATGAGGACTTGCGCCGGGCGGCGCGACGTGGCTATATTCGGTATGAGAAGCATCTCTCATCGGAGCGACACGTTGCCGGGCAGAACCGCCATCATCCTGGTCGTTACGCTGGTCGCCTCGATCGCGCCGGCCACGGCCGCTCCCGACTCCCGCGACGACGCGGTGGCGCAGGTGGAGTTCGGAATCTCCGTCGCGCAGGCGGGATTGTGGGACGAGGCCGAGTACCGCTGGAAGCGGGCCACGGAGATCGATCCCGACTACGCGGCCGCCTGGAACAACCTCGGCATCGCGTACGAGCAGAAGGGGATGTTCGACGAGGCGCTCGAAGCCTACGAGACCGCTCTCGATCTCGAGCCGGACAACCTCAACATCCAGCAGAACTACGATCTTTTCAGGGAAATCCATGACCGCGTTCTTCAAGGCGACCGTTAGCGCACTCCTGCTGCTGGGCGGGGCGGCCTGCTCGAGCTACTACGAGGTGCCGATCGAGACCCCGTTGCAGCCGAAGCTGGACGTGGGACGCTTCCAGCGCATTCTCGTCGCCGGCTTCGTGGCGGGCGGCACCGAGGACGTCGACACCAACCTCGAGACCGCGCGGCTGCTGCGGAGCCAGCTTCGCGCGGAGTCCCGGCTCGAGGTCATCGACGCCGAGGTCCTGGACCTGCTGGACATCGCCGACAGGCAGAACGGGGACTACGGCGAGAACGGCAACGGCAACGGCGGCGACCCGGACGCCGCGAACGGCGACGGCGGGCTGGACACGAAGGAACGCGGCGACCTCAGCGAGGAGGATCTGGAAGCCTTCGAGCACATCTTCGCCAACGTGAGCTACTGGCGTCAGCTCGGCGAGGAGCACCAGAATCCGCTCATCGTCACCGGCACGGTCCACTTCACGCCGCACCAGCGGTCGGGCATGGTCACCCGCGAGCGCGAGATCTACGACGAGTTCGGCCGCCGCATGGTGAGACCGGTACGGGCGTACCGCGACCGCTCCGGCTTCGTGCTCAGCCCGACCTTCATCTTCATCGACGGCCGGAGCGGGATCACGCTCTATACCGAGCGCCACCGCGAGGAGGTGCTGTACGACATCTCCCACAACACGCCGGCGCTGTCCTCGTACTTCGAGTTGATGGACCGCCTGCTGCCGTCGTTCCTCGGGGCGCTCGCCGACCAGAGCGTGCGCGGCACGCGCATCATGCTCAAGTAGCGCGGTCCGGTCCCGGTGCGGCGTCCTGCATGGCTTTACAGCCGGCGGCGCCGGTATTACGATCGCACGTTTCCGGTACGGTGGGGGATTCACCCGCGGAGGTACGCGCGGGGACTCGGAAGGGGTCGAACGTGTTCGCGATTATCGAGAGCGGCGGCCGGCAGGTGCGCGTCGAGGAGAACGCGCTCGTGACCGTCGACCGTCTGCACAAGGAGGTCGGGGACGAGGTCGTTTTCGATCGCGTTCTGTTCGTAGCCGGCGACGGAGGCTTCGCGGCCGGCGCGCCGTACGTCCCCAGCGCCACGGTGACCGGGGTGGTGGACGCTCTGGACCGGGGACCGAAGATTCGGGTGTTCCGGAAGCGGCGGCGGAAGGCGTGGCGCCGGACCCTCGGGCACCGGACCGCGCTGACCCGGGTGCGCATAACCGGCATCAACGGCGTGTAGATTCAGAGGCAACCATGGCACACAAGAAGGGCCAGGGCAGCTCGCGCAACGGACGCGACAGTCAGGCGCAGCGTCTCGGCGTCAAGCGTTTCGACGGCAATCTCGTGCCGGGAGGCGCCATCCTCGTGCGCCAACGGGGACGGCGGTTCCGACCCGGCCTCAACGTCGGCCTCGGCAAGGACGATACGTTGTTCGCCACCGCGGCGGGACGGGTCCGCTTCGAGGATCACGGATCGAGGGGCCGCACCATCAGTGTCCTGCCGCTCGAGGGATAGGGCGGCAGGGGCGGCCCGCTGACCGTTCTTCCAACCATCAGCCAGCCCGTATGTTCGTCGACGAAGTCGACCTGCATGTGGCGGCCGGAGACGGCGGCAACGGGTGCGTCAGCTTCCGCCGCGAGAAGTTCGTGCCGCGGGGCGGACCCGACGGCGGCGACGGGGGTCGCGGCGGTTCCGTCTACCTGCGAGCCACCACGCACCTGAACACGCTGGTCAAATTCACCTACCATCCGCTCTGCCGCGCCAAGCGCGGCGGCCACGGCGAAGGCGCGAACCGCACCGGTCGCGCGGGCCGCGACCTGTACCTGGACGTGCCGGTCGGCACCGTGGTCTACGGGGCGGACCATGACGAAGGCCTCGAGAAGCTGGCCGACCTGGCCGAGAACGGGCAGTCCTGGCTGGCCGCGCGGGGCGGTGACGGCGGGCGCGGCAACCGGCGTTTCACCACGTCGACCAACCGCGCGCCGCGGCGCTTCGAACCGGGACACCCCGGCGAGACCCGTACCTTCCGGTTGCGACTCAAGCTGCTGGCCGACGTCGGCCTCGTCGGCTACCCCAACGCCGGCAAGTCGACGCTGATCGCCCGGGTGTCGGCGGCGCGCCCGAAGATCGCGGACTACCCGTTCACGACGCTGTCTCCCAACCTGGGCGTCGTCCGCCTCGACGACGAGCGCAGCTTCGTGCTCGCGGACGTGCCGGGGCTCATCGCCGGCGCCCACGAGGGGCACGGCCTGGGCCATCGCTTCCTGAGTCACCTGGAGCGCACGAAGGTCCTGGTCCACGTGGTCGACGTGTCGTCGGCCAGCGGGCGCAACCCGGTGAGCGACTTCGACACGATCTGCGCCGAGCTGGCCCGTTTTCGAGGGGCTGACGGACTGCCGGCCGGCGCCGTCGCCGGGCTGTCGGGCAAGCCGCAGATCGCCGCCGCCAACAAGATGGACGCCGTCGACGAGCCCGAGCGCCTCGAGGGCCTGCGGCGGCACCTCGCGGCGCGCTCGGTGCCTCTCTACACCGTCTCGGCGGTGACCGGACACGGACTGCCGGCTCTCCTCGAGGCCATGTGGGCGGCGGTGCGAGAGCGCTCGGCCGATGAACCCGGTCGACCGCCGCAGGAGACGGCGTGACGAGCGGCGGGTCCCGCATCGGCTTGCTCGGCGGCACGTTCGACCCGGTGCACTACGGCCATCTCGACGCCGCGGACGCCGCGCGGCGGTCCCTCGCGCTCGCCGAGGTGGTGCTGGTGCCTTCACGCGTGCCGCCGCACAAGGCCTCGCCGACCCGCACCTCGGGATACCACCGCTTCGCGATGGCGGCGCTCGCGGCGGCCGAGCACCCGGGTCTGCGCGTCAGCGACCTGGAGCTGCGGTCGACCGAGCCGTCGTACACGTCGCTGACGCTGCAGCAGCTCGCACGGGTCGGGTACGCGCCCTCGCAACTCTTCTTCATCCTCGGCAGCGACGCGTTCGCAGAAATCGCACACTGGCACGACTTCCCGGGGATACTGGGTCGCAGCCACTTCGCCGTCGTCGCGCGAGCCGGAAGGCCCCTGGCGGATCTGCGCGGCCGGCTGCCGGCGCTGGCCGCTCGGATGCGGCGTCCCGCGGCCCGCTCCGACGCCGGAGCCGAAGCCGGCTCCACGTCGATCTGGCTCGTCGATGCGGAGACCCGCGACGTGTCGTCCTCGACCATCCGGCGCCGCCTGGCTGCCTCGGAGCCGACCGGCGACCTGCTGCCGGACGTCGTCGCCGCCTACATCTCCCGGCATCGACTCTACGACGCCACCCCGCGTGGCCGGTTGTTTGCATGACTACCAACGTGCTCGATCTCCCGGAGCCTCTCCCGCAGATCATCGACGCGATGGAGGACAAGAAGGCGCTCGACGTCGTCGTGCTGGATCTGCGCCGCAGCGGCGCCTTCACCGACTACTTCGTGGTCTGCTCCGGGCGCAGCACGCGGCAGGTACAGGCCATTGCCGATGCGGTCGGCCAGCGGCTGCGCGCGGTCGATGCGCGGCCGACCCACGTGGAGGGGTACGACCACGCCGAGTGGGTGCTGATGGACTGCTTCGACGTGATCGTCCACATCTTCACGCGGGACACGCGGGAGATCTACGACCTGGAACGCCTGTGGGGCAGCGCGACCCGTATCGAGATCCCGGTCCCGGGCGAAGGTCGGCCGGCCGGCGACGAATAGTCATTCGCCACGAAGCCAGGTGAGGAATGCGCGCGCTCGACGCGATCCTGGCGGTCGTCTGGGCGCCGCGTTGCGCGGCGTGCGACGATCCGCTCGACGCCCCGACCCGGGGAGTCGTCTGCGCGGCCTGCTGGCGCCGGCTTCCCGCCATCGCGGCGCCGGTCTGCGACCGTTGCGGCGTGCCGGTGGCAACGGGGGACACCCGGGCGGACGCGCGGTGCGCCGAATGCCGGAGAACCGGCGGTCCGCCGACCGAGCGCCGGGCCGTCGGGGTGCACGCGGGCACGCTGCGGGCCATCGTCCACGCGTTCAAGTACGACGGGCGGCGATCGCTCGCACGGCCCCTCGCGCAACGCATGCGGGAAGCCGGCGGCGACTGGCTGCGCGGCGCGGACATCGCGGTGCCGGTGCCGCTGCACGCCTTCAGACAGTGGCGGCGGGGATTCAATCAGGCGGCCGATCTCGCGGCGCACCTCGGCATACCGGTCGTCCAGGCGCTGCGGCGCACGCGCCACACCGGCCGGCAGGTCGAGCTGTCGCGTGCCGCACGGCTGGAGGCGCTCGGAGGCGCGTTCGCCCTCGCGCGCCGCGGCAGCCGGCGCACGGCCGCCGCGGCGATCCGCGGACGCTCCGTCGTGCTCGTCGACGACGTGATCACGACCGGTGCGACGGTGGACGCCTGCGCCGCGGTGCTCCGCGATGCGGGGGCGCGGCAGGTGCGGGCGCTCAGCGCAGCTCTGGCAGTCGCGGCTCGATCGCAGCCGCCATTTCCGCGGCCACGACATCCGGCGCCTGTTCGGCGTCGATGCGCACCCAGTCCGGCCGGGCGGCCTGACGCAGGTAGCTCTGCCGAACCCGCGTGAGCAACGCGAGGTCGCGTTCGTACTGATCGCGGCCGGTCTGCTTGCGGGCCGCGGTCGCGTCCGGCGCGGCATCGAGCAGGATGGTCAGCTCCGGCTGCGGAAGAGCCCCCTGGATGGAGGCCAGCCAGTCGGGATCGAGCCCTTGCCCTTCACCGTAGGCAATCCCGGACGCGATGTACCGGTCGAACAGCACGATCAGGCCGGCGGCGTGCCAGCGCTCGATGTCCGCCTTGCGCTCGAAGCGGTTCGCGACGTACAGCAACTGCATCGCTTCCGGACCGTAGTCCCGCTCGCCCTGCAGCGCCCTGGCGATCTCCTCGCCCAGGAAGCTGTCGTAGTCCGGGAAAGAGACGACCCGCGACTTGTACCCGGAGGCGCGGAGTCGATCCCGCAGGTGCTGCGCCTGTGTCGTCTTGCCGGTCTGGTCCAGCCCTTCAACCGCCACCAGCATCGTATTCGCCTCGCTCCCTCGGCGGCTCCGGTCCGCCTTGCACGGTCACGACTCGCAGGCCAGCAGGTCTTCCACCGTCTGGCGACGGCGGATCATCCGCCAGGCGCCGCCCTCCACCAGGGCCTCGGCCGGCAGGGCGCGGCGGTTGTAGTTGGATGCCATCGCCGACCCGTAGGCCCCCGCGTCGCGCACCAGGACCAGATCGCCGACCTCCGGCAGCGGCATCGACTGCCCGAGCCGGATCACGTCGGTCGTCTCGCAGATCGGCCCGACCACGTCGCACGTGACATCCGGCCCGGCGCGCTCGGTCAGCCGCTCCAGACGGTGCTCGGCGCCGTAGAGAGCCGGCCGCAGAAGCTCGCTCATGCCGGCATCGAGCACCACGAAGTAGCGTCCGGCGCGCCGGGGCTTCACGTCCACCACGGTTGCCACGAGCGCACCCGCCGGCCCGACGATCCAGCGGCCCGGCTCGACGAGCAGCGTCAGTCCCGTCGGCGCCACCGCCTCCACGAGCGTCCCGGCGTACTCCGCGACATCGAGCGCCGGACTCCCATCGTACGAGATCCCGAGCCCGCCGCCGAGATCGACGTGCTCGAGCGCGACGCCCGCGTCACGCAGATCCTGCGCGAAGCGCGCCATCGTCGAGGCGGTCCTCGCCACCGCGTCCAGGGTCGTCAACTGCGATCCCACGTGCGCATGCACGCCGACGAGGACGAGTCCGGGACGGCCCGCCGCATCGCGGCACACGGCGCCCGCGTCCTCGATCGGCACCCCGAACTTGTGCTCCGGACCGCCGGTCACGATGCCGGGATGGCTGTCGGCCTCGATGCCGGGATTGATCCGCACGGCCACCCGCGCCCGCACGCCGCGCGCGGTCGCGATTCGATCGATGCGGTCCACCTCGCCGGCCGATTCGGCGTTGATCGCGCCGACGCCGATGCACACCGCCTCCTCGAGCTCGGCCGCGGTCTTGCCCACGCCGGTGAAGACGATGTCCCGGGGATCCACGCCGGCCCGTCGCGCCACCGCCATCTCGCCGCCCGAGTTGGCGTCCACGGCGCTGCCCGCCGAGTGCAGCAGGCGCACGATGCCGAGCGTCGAGTTCGCCTTCAGCGCGTAGTGCACGCGATGGGGATACGCGCCGAGCGCGGCGTCCAGCGCGCGGTAGCGGTCGACGATGAGGGCCGCGCTGTAGACGTACAGGGGCGTCCCCTCGGCAGCCGCCAGGGCCGCCGGACTCACCCCGTCGCAGGTCACCGGGTGCGGTGAGAACGTGAATCCGGGCATGGGGAATCGTGACGACGCACGGCGCGGCGCATTGTACGCGGGGCCGGCGGCCCTGTCGAACCGGGCGGTCCGGAACGGCGGCGATTTGACCCGCCACGCGTGCCCGCGCGAAACTTACGGCTTGTGCCCACCGATCCGCTGGCCGGGCCGGCCGACTCCACCGACACCCTCATCGAGGCCTGTCTGCGGGGAGACCAGTCGGCGTGGGACGCCATCGTCCGCCGCTACCGCCGGAAGGTGTTCAACGTCGCGTACACGTTCGTGGGTCGCCACGACGAGGCCGAGGATCTGACGCAGGACATCTTTCTGAAGGTCTTCAAGGCGCTCGGCACGTTCGACCGCCGGGCCAACTTCACCACGTGGATCATCAGCGTCAGCCGCAACCTCTGCATCGATCACTACAGGCGCGTGCGAAAGGAACGCGAGGTCGTCGATCACCGCGTGGACGCGAGCGAGCTGACACCGGTGTCCGGAGGTCTCGACGCGTTCGCACGACTCGATCGCTTCGACCGGCGGGCGTTGCTGCGCGAGGCCCTCGCGGCGCTGCCGGAAACGCTCCGGGAAGCGGTCGCTTTGCGCGATCTGCAGGAACTGTCCTATCAGGAAATCGCCAGGCAACTCGGTCTTCCGGACGGCACGGTGAAGTCGCGAATCAACCGGGGACGCCACGAGCTGGCGCGCCAGGTGCTGCGGATCGAGAAGGCGCAGCGCGCGGACAACAGCCGGCGTGCGGGAGCAGCGGCGGCCACCCCATGAGCGGAGCAACGGGAATGAACTTGTCAAGCGAACGCGTCGGCAGAGCGGTTCTCGTCCGGGTGGGCGAGGCCAAACTGACGTACCAGATCCTCTCCAAGTTCGCGGACGCGGTGACGAAGCTGTTCGCGGCCGGCGAGAAACGCGTGATCATCGATCTGTCGCGGGTCGTGTACGTCGACAGCGCGACGATCGGCTGCCTGATGGACCTGTACCGCCAGGCCGACAAGCTCGGCGGCGCGATCAAGCTGGCAGGCGTGCAGAAGCGTGTCGAAACGATGCTGACCATGACGGGCGCGCACAATTTCATCGAGCTGCACGCGGACGAGGCCGGCGCCGCCAGCAGCTTTGGGGAATGAACATGCGCACGATCAAGACGACCTCAGGCACCGAAATCGGTCTGGACGGCGACCTGCTGGGGGTGCTCGAAACGCTGTATCGCGAACTCCATTCCCGTCACGGGCTCGACTACAGCTTCGAGGACACCATGCGCGAGATCCGGCACCTCATCGGCCAGATGGCGGAGACGGACCGCGAGACCTACCTGCTCGAGAGCCTCTTCCTGAACTCGGTGACCTACGAGAACGAGAAGCTGGGCGCCTACGTCCGTAAGCTCACGTCGGATACGGGGCCGCCGGTCGCGCACACGGCCGACCGTCCCTGACCGACCGCGGCCGCCAGTCCGGCACTCCGAATCGGAAGGACAGTCAGCGCGCCGGGACGGCGCCGGGACTGACCGCGGGGACGGGCTCCTCGGATGGCCCGGGCTGGAATTCGACGAGGCGCCACGCGTCGGTCTCTTCCAGTATCTTCCGGGCGAAACCGGCGTGGAGCGCGTGTCCGCCCCTGTGGGCGACCACGTGCCCGATGATCGGGTAACCGACGAGCGCCAGATCGCCGATCACGTCGAGAATCTTGTGGCGGACGAACTCGTCGTCGAAGCGCAGCGTGTTGTTCAGGAAGCCGGTCTCGCCGAGCACGATGGCGTTGTCGAGCGAGCCGCCGAGCGCGAGCCCCTTCTTGCGCAACTGCTCGACCTCCTTCAGGAAGCCGAACGTGCGCGCGGGCGCGATCTCCTCCTGGAACGTCTCCTCCGTCACGTGCTGGGTCCGCGACTGGTGCCGCAGCAGCGGATGATCGAAGCTGATGCTGTAGGTGACCTTGAAGTGATCGGAGGCGTAGACGGCAATCCGCTTGTTGCCGTTGGAGAGCGCGATGGGGCGGACGACCTTCAGGAATCGCCGGGCCGCCTTGAGCTTGCGCACGCCGGCCTCGTGCACGAGGTAGACGAAGGATGCGGCGCTGCCGTCCATGATCGGCACTTCCGCCTGATCCAGCTCGACGCTCACGTTGTCGATCCCGAGACCGACCAGCGCCGCCAGCAGATGCTCCACCGTGCCGACCGACGCCGCGTCCTGCGCCAGACCGGTGGCGTAGCTGATGCCCGCTATCCGGTCCGCCACCGCGGGTACTTCCAGACCGTCGAGGTCGAGACGTTTGAAGCGGATACCGTGATCGGGTGGGGCGGGCTTGAGTCGAAGGGTCACCTTCCGCCCCGAGTGGAGCCCGATACCGGTGCACGAAACCGACCGCCTAAGAGTCCGCTGGGTCGTCATTCCGAGCGACTGTGAGCCTCCCGCAACGCCTCGGTTCGGTCGTGCCTGGCCAGCCACTCGAAGCTGGCGACCCCGGCAGTGCCCGGCCGACCGATTGTCATCGGTCGACTCACAGATGGGCTCTTATACCACACACGACCACCGCCGGCTAGCATCTTCTGGGACTATCGGGTGCCGCTGCCGTCAACTTTAGCGGAAGTCGACCACCGGATACCAGTCGCGCCCTTCCCGCCTCCCGGATCCGGTCTCCACGCTCGAAGGGAGGACGACGGGCGGCCGGATCAGCGTCCGAGCAGCGGCCGGAGAAACGCGCCCGTCTCGGAACCGCCGTGCGCCGCCACTTCCTCCGGCGTGCCCTGAGCGACGATTCGCCCGCCGGCGTCGCCGCCCCCCGGGCCGAGGTCCAGAACGTGGTCGGCGGTCTTGATGACGTCGAGGTGATGCTCGATCACGACCACCGTGTTGCCCTGCCCCACGAGAAGATGAAGCACGTCGAGCAGGCGCCGCGTGTCTTCCAGGTGCAGCCCCGTCGTCGGCTCGTCCAGGATGTAGAGCGTCCGGCCGGTGCTCCGGCGCGACAGCTCCTTGGCCAGCTTCACCCGTTGCGCCTCGCCGCCGCTCAGCGTCGTGGCCGACTGCCCCAGCGTCACGTAGCCGAGGCCGACGTCCTGCAGCGAACGCAACTTCGCGGCGACCGACGGCACGTTCTCCAGAAGCGGAACGGCCTGATCCACCGTCAGCGCCAGCATGTCGGCGATGGAGATGCCGCGGTACCTGACCTCCAGGGTCTCCCGGTTGTAGCGGCGTCCCTTGCACTGCTCGCACGTCACGTAGACGTCCGGGAGAAAGTGCATCTCGATGGCGATCATTCCATCGCCCTGACAGGTCTCGCATCGCCCGCCCTTGACGTTGAACGAGAACCGTCCCGGCCGATAACCGCGGGCGCGCGACTCGGGGAGCATGGCGTAGAGCTCGCGGATGAACGTGAACAGGCCCGTGTAGGTGGCGGGGTTGGACCGCGGCGTGCGCCCGATCGGCGACTGATCGATCTGAATCACCTTGTCGATGGACTCGATGCCGTCGACCGCCGTGTGCGGGCCGGGATCGTCGCTCGCCCGGTAGAGGGCCCGCGCCAGCGTGCGATAGAGGATGTCGTTGACCAGCGTGGACTTGCCCGACCCGCTGACCCCGGTGACGGCGGTCAGCAGTCCCAGCGGCACCCCCGCGTCGATGTTCTTCAGATTGTTCGCCCGGGCGCCGCGGATCCGCAGTTCGCCGCCGAGCGCGCGACGACGGGTCGCCG
Above is a window of Acidobacteriota bacterium DNA encoding:
- the dprA gene encoding DNA-protecting protein DprA: MRDASHTEYSHVAPPGASPHRSRCRLVRFLLPDVVVTARETLVEDVALSLFLVRRRLRRALLEPPAGGGDDQRRDVDPQRAAARFRDLPAHLREDGRRCRARARRLLDAAADGGIDPVGWSDSRYPRQLLTLDDPPPVVWLRGHAGVLARPAVAIVGSRAASPYAVAVAERLASELGGCGIVVVSGCARGVDAAAHRGVLAGEGATIAVLGSGVDVVYPAEHAELAASIARAGAVLSEFPPGMPPLRHHFPRRNRLISGLARGVVVVEAGARSGSLITARCAAEQGREVMAVPGNVLSGRSAGGHALIRDGAAIVETAGDVLEAIGVGAPGGTPDPAAAGVQRTAREAEDPLLRHMDPGEICAVDDLIEWSGLDSATVLLRLTELEIAGLVARAGPGRFVRSRLGMLT
- a CDS encoding tetratricopeptide repeat protein, whose translation is MRTCAGRRDVAIFGMRSISHRSDTLPGRTAIILVVTLVASIAPATAAPDSRDDAVAQVEFGISVAQAGLWDEAEYRWKRATEIDPDYAAAWNNLGIAYEQKGMFDEALEAYETALDLEPDNLNIQQNYDLFREIHDRVLQGDR
- the rplU gene encoding 50S ribosomal protein L21 codes for the protein MFAIIESGGRQVRVEENALVTVDRLHKEVGDEVVFDRVLFVAGDGGFAAGAPYVPSATVTGVVDALDRGPKIRVFRKRRRKAWRRTLGHRTALTRVRITGINGV
- a CDS encoding 50S ribosomal protein L27 codes for the protein MAHKKGQGSSRNGRDSQAQRLGVKRFDGNLVPGGAILVRQRGRRFRPGLNVGLGKDDTLFATAAGRVRFEDHGSRGRTISVLPLEG
- the obgE gene encoding GTPase ObgE, with product MFVDEVDLHVAAGDGGNGCVSFRREKFVPRGGPDGGDGGRGGSVYLRATTHLNTLVKFTYHPLCRAKRGGHGEGANRTGRAGRDLYLDVPVGTVVYGADHDEGLEKLADLAENGQSWLAARGGDGGRGNRRFTTSTNRAPRRFEPGHPGETRTFRLRLKLLADVGLVGYPNAGKSTLIARVSAARPKIADYPFTTLSPNLGVVRLDDERSFVLADVPGLIAGAHEGHGLGHRFLSHLERTKVLVHVVDVSSASGRNPVSDFDTICAELARFRGADGLPAGAVAGLSGKPQIAAANKMDAVDEPERLEGLRRHLAARSVPLYTVSAVTGHGLPALLEAMWAAVRERSADEPGRPPQETA
- the nadD gene encoding nicotinate (nicotinamide) nucleotide adenylyltransferase; its protein translation is MTSGGSRIGLLGGTFDPVHYGHLDAADAARRSLALAEVVLVPSRVPPHKASPTRTSGYHRFAMAALAAAEHPGLRVSDLELRSTEPSYTSLTLQQLARVGYAPSQLFFILGSDAFAEIAHWHDFPGILGRSHFAVVARAGRPLADLRGRLPALAARMRRPAARSDAGAEAGSTSIWLVDAETRDVSSSTIRRRLAASEPTGDLLPDVVAAYISRHRLYDATPRGRLFA
- the rsfS gene encoding ribosome silencing factor, whose product is MTTNVLDLPEPLPQIIDAMEDKKALDVVVLDLRRSGAFTDYFVVCSGRSTRQVQAIADAVGQRLRAVDARPTHVEGYDHAEWVLMDCFDVIVHIFTRDTREIYDLERLWGSATRIEIPVPGEGRPAGDE
- a CDS encoding ComF family protein codes for the protein MRALDAILAVVWAPRCAACDDPLDAPTRGVVCAACWRRLPAIAAPVCDRCGVPVATGDTRADARCAECRRTGGPPTERRAVGVHAGTLRAIVHAFKYDGRRSLARPLAQRMREAGGDWLRGADIAVPVPLHAFRQWRRGFNQAADLAAHLGIPVVQALRRTRHTGRQVELSRAARLEALGGAFALARRGSRRTAAAAIRGRSVVLVDDVITTGATVDACAAVLRDAGARQVRALSAALAVAARSQPPFPRPRHPAPVRRRCAPSPAGRPDAGSSAEPA
- the tmk gene encoding dTMP kinase → MLVAVEGLDQTGKTTQAQHLRDRLRASGYKSRVVSFPDYDSFLGEEIARALQGERDYGPEAMQLLYVANRFERKADIERWHAAGLIVLFDRYIASGIAYGEGQGLDPDWLASIQGALPQPELTILLDAAPDATAARKQTGRDQYERDLALLTRVRQSYLRQAARPDWVRIDAEQAPDVVAAEMAAAIEPRLPELR
- the lysA gene encoding diaminopimelate decarboxylase, which translates into the protein MPGFTFSPHPVTCDGVSPAALAAAEGTPLYVYSAALIVDRYRALDAALGAYPHRVHYALKANSTLGIVRLLHSAGSAVDANSGGEMAVARRAGVDPRDIVFTGVGKTAAELEEAVCIGVGAINAESAGEVDRIDRIATARGVRARVAVRINPGIEADSHPGIVTGGPEHKFGVPIEDAGAVCRDAAGRPGLVLVGVHAHVGSQLTTLDAVARTASTMARFAQDLRDAGVALEHVDLGGGLGISYDGSPALDVAEYAGTLVEAVAPTGLTLLVEPGRWIVGPAGALVATVVDVKPRRAGRYFVVLDAGMSELLRPALYGAEHRLERLTERAGPDVTCDVVGPICETTDVIRLGQSMPLPEVGDLVLVRDAGAYGSAMASNYNRRALPAEALVEGGAWRMIRRRQTVEDLLACES
- a CDS encoding RNA polymerase sigma factor, coding for MVRGAGGPVEPGGPERRRFDPPRVPARNLRLVPTDPLAGPADSTDTLIEACLRGDQSAWDAIVRRYRRKVFNVAYTFVGRHDEAEDLTQDIFLKVFKALGTFDRRANFTTWIISVSRNLCIDHYRRVRKEREVVDHRVDASELTPVSGGLDAFARLDRFDRRALLREALAALPETLREAVALRDLQELSYQEIARQLGLPDGTVKSRINRGRHELARQVLRIEKAQRADNSRRAGAAAATP
- a CDS encoding STAS domain-containing protein; the encoded protein is MSGATGMNLSSERVGRAVLVRVGEAKLTYQILSKFADAVTKLFAAGEKRVIIDLSRVVYVDSATIGCLMDLYRQADKLGGAIKLAGVQKRVETMLTMTGAHNFIELHADEAGAASSFGE
- a CDS encoding UDP-3-O-acyl-N-acetylglucosamine deacetylase — encoded protein: MTTQRTLRRSVSCTGIGLHSGRKVTLRLKPAPPDHGIRFKRLDLDGLEVPAVADRIAGISYATGLAQDAASVGTVEHLLAALVGLGIDNVSVELDQAEVPIMDGSAASFVYLVHEAGVRKLKAARRFLKVVRPIALSNGNKRIAVYASDHFKVTYSISFDHPLLRHQSRTQHVTEETFQEEIAPARTFGFLKEVEQLRKKGLALGGSLDNAIVLGETGFLNNTLRFDDEFVRHKILDVIGDLALVGYPIIGHVVAHRGGHALHAGFARKILEETDAWRLVEFQPGPSEEPVPAVSPGAVPAR